A region of Streptomyces sp. NBC_01750 DNA encodes the following proteins:
- a CDS encoding NAD(P)/FAD-dependent oxidoreductase, giving the protein MSTTERPRILVVGGGYVGLYAARRILKKMRYAEATVTVVDPRSYMTYQPFLPEAAAGSISPRHVVVPLRRVLPKAEVLTGRVTTIDQDRKVATISPLVGEAYELPFDYLIVALGAVSRTFPIPGLAEQGIGMKGIEEAIGLRNHVLEQLDKADSTTDEDVRRKALTFVFVGGGFAGAETIGEVEDLARDAAKYYTNVKREDMRFILVDAADKILPEVGPKLGKYGKEHLEGRGIEIYLSTSMDSCVDGHVVLKNGLEVDSSTIVWTAGVKPNPALVRYGLPLGPRGHVDTTTTLQVQGTDYVWAAGDNAQVPDLAARKAGVENAWCPPNAQHALRQARLLGDNVISGMRGFPQKEYSHANKGAVAGLGLHKGVAMIVMGKVKIKLKGRLAWYMHRGYHGMAMPTWNRKIRVFADWTLAMFLKREVVSLGAMETPREEFYEAAKPAPAAVPKPEVQKAEAEKAKAS; this is encoded by the coding sequence ATGAGCACCACGGAGCGTCCCAGGATCCTCGTTGTAGGCGGTGGGTACGTAGGCCTGTACGCAGCTCGACGCATTCTGAAGAAGATGCGTTACGCGGAAGCGACCGTCACGGTCGTGGATCCGCGCTCGTACATGACGTACCAGCCCTTCCTCCCCGAAGCCGCCGCCGGCAGCATCTCGCCGAGGCACGTCGTCGTACCGCTGCGACGCGTCCTGCCCAAGGCCGAGGTGCTCACCGGTCGGGTTACCACCATCGATCAGGACCGCAAGGTCGCCACGATCTCGCCGCTCGTCGGCGAGGCGTACGAGCTGCCCTTCGACTACCTGATCGTCGCGCTCGGCGCGGTCTCCCGCACCTTCCCGATCCCCGGCCTCGCCGAGCAGGGCATCGGTATGAAGGGCATCGAGGAGGCCATCGGCCTGCGCAACCACGTTCTCGAGCAGCTCGACAAGGCCGACTCGACGACCGATGAGGACGTTCGCCGCAAGGCGCTCACCTTCGTCTTCGTGGGCGGTGGCTTCGCCGGCGCCGAGACCATCGGCGAGGTGGAGGACCTGGCGCGCGACGCGGCCAAGTACTACACGAACGTCAAGCGCGAGGACATGCGCTTCATCCTGGTCGACGCGGCCGACAAGATCCTTCCCGAGGTGGGCCCGAAGCTGGGCAAGTACGGCAAGGAGCACCTCGAGGGCCGCGGCATCGAGATCTACCTGTCGACGTCGATGGACTCCTGCGTGGACGGCCACGTGGTGCTGAAGAACGGCCTCGAGGTCGACTCCAGCACCATCGTGTGGACCGCCGGTGTGAAGCCGAACCCGGCGCTGGTCCGCTACGGCCTGCCGCTGGGACCCCGCGGCCACGTCGACACCACGACGACGCTGCAGGTCCAGGGCACCGACTACGTCTGGGCCGCCGGCGACAACGCCCAGGTCCCGGACCTCGCGGCCCGCAAGGCCGGCGTGGAGAACGCCTGGTGCCCGCCGAACGCGCAGCACGCGCTGCGTCAGGCGCGGCTCCTCGGCGACAACGTCATCTCCGGTATGCGGGGCTTCCCGCAGAAGGAGTACAGCCACGCCAACAAGGGTGCGGTGGCCGGTCTCGGCCTGCACAAGGGCGTCGCGATGATCGTCATGGGCAAGGTGAAGATCAAGCTCAAGGGCCGGCTCGCCTGGTACATGCACCGTGGCTACCACGGCATGGCGATGCCGACCTGGAACCGCAAGATCCGCGTCTTCGCCGACTGGACGCTTGCGATGTTCCTCAAGCGTGAGGTCGTCTCCCTCGGCGCGATGGAGACGCCGCGCGAGGAGTTCTACGAGGCTGCGAAGCCGGCACCGGCGGCCGTACCGAAGCCGGAAGTGCAGAAGGCGGAAGCCGAGAAGGCCAAGGCCTCCTAG
- a CDS encoding transglycosylase family protein: MLFSSKSKHRRPAALNRTARIAALAGVTGAVVAAPLMGATSASAATASEWDQVAQCEAGGNWSINTGNGFYGGLQFSASTWAAYGGTAYASSADQASKSQQIAVAEKVLAGQGKGAWPNCGVGLSNTPFDGGSADSGTTQPAPQPAPKRAEAPTTRSERPAAPVKSAKPAAKGFKKGDGEYKVKAGDTLGTIAEAQKVKGGWKKLFDLNKDIVERADVIFPGQQLHLS, encoded by the coding sequence ATGCTGTTTTCCAGCAAGAGCAAGCACCGCCGCCCGGCCGCTTTGAATCGGACTGCCCGCATCGCCGCGCTCGCCGGTGTCACCGGTGCCGTCGTCGCCGCCCCGCTGATGGGCGCCACCTCGGCCTCCGCCGCGACCGCCTCCGAGTGGGACCAGGTCGCCCAGTGCGAGGCCGGCGGCAACTGGTCCATCAACACCGGCAACGGTTTCTACGGCGGCCTGCAGTTCTCGGCCTCCACCTGGGCCGCGTACGGCGGCACGGCGTACGCCTCCTCCGCCGACCAGGCCTCCAAGTCCCAGCAGATAGCGGTCGCCGAGAAGGTCCTGGCCGGCCAGGGCAAGGGTGCCTGGCCCAACTGCGGCGTCGGCCTGTCCAACACCCCCTTCGACGGCGGCTCCGCCGACTCCGGCACCACGCAGCCCGCCCCGCAGCCCGCCCCGAAGCGCGCCGAGGCCCCCACCACGCGCTCCGAGCGCCCCGCCGCCCCGGTGAAGTCCGCGAAGCCCGCCGCCAAGGGTTTCAAGAAGGGTGACGGCGAGTACAAGGTGAAGGCAGGCGACACCCTGGGCACGATCGCCGAGGCCCAGAAGGTCAAGGGCGGCTGGAAGAAGCTGTTCGACCTCAACAAGGACATCGTCGAGCGCGCCGACGTGATCTTCCCGGGCCAGCAGCTCCACCTGAGCTGA
- a CDS encoding transglycosylase family protein has translation MRSGNGRHRRPRQAPAIVVAAGVTGSAIAIPLLGAGSASAADAATWDRVAECESGGMWSADLGNGFYGGLQFTQETWQDFGGTAYAPTADLASRSQQIAVAEKVLDAQGPQAWATCSLIAGLTNDGAATGVDPGALPSPGQSAPSQSATTAKPSAGAAESAEPSADPSAPATPKASTQPSGSADPGAGQDAGADSGTGKHRGTPEETEPGNTDNQREDGRHASRGDSAARDEADKTGKADAVPGEYTVRPGDSLWAIADEQKLAGGWSAIYEANRKTVGIDPDLIHPGQSLDLDLR, from the coding sequence ATGCGCTCCGGGAACGGACGGCACCGCCGACCCCGCCAGGCTCCGGCCATCGTCGTCGCGGCGGGAGTGACGGGATCGGCCATCGCCATCCCGCTGCTCGGCGCCGGATCGGCCTCCGCCGCCGATGCCGCCACGTGGGACCGCGTCGCGGAGTGCGAGAGCGGCGGCATGTGGAGTGCCGACCTCGGTAACGGGTTCTACGGCGGTCTGCAGTTCACCCAGGAGACCTGGCAGGACTTCGGCGGGACGGCCTACGCGCCCACCGCCGACCTCGCGAGCCGCTCCCAGCAGATCGCGGTCGCGGAGAAGGTCCTCGACGCGCAGGGTCCCCAGGCGTGGGCCACCTGTTCGCTGATCGCGGGGCTGACCAACGACGGCGCCGCGACCGGCGTCGACCCCGGCGCCCTGCCGTCGCCGGGGCAGAGCGCTCCCTCGCAGTCGGCCACGACCGCGAAGCCCTCCGCCGGGGCCGCCGAGTCCGCCGAGCCGTCCGCGGACCCCTCCGCGCCGGCGACCCCCAAGGCGTCGACCCAGCCGTCCGGGTCGGCGGACCCGGGCGCGGGGCAGGACGCCGGCGCCGACAGCGGCACCGGAAAGCACCGTGGCACTCCGGAGGAGACAGAGCCGGGCAATACGGACAATCAGCGCGAAGACGGCCGCCATGCCTCGCGAGGTGACAGTGCGGCACGTGACGAGGCCGACAAGACCGGCAAGGCGGACGCCGTGCCCGGCGAGTACACCGTCCGCCCCGGCGACAGCCTGTGGGCCATCGCCGACGAGCAGAAGCTGGCCGGTGGCTGGTCCGCGATCTATGAGGCGAACCGGAAGACCGTCGGTATCGATCCGGACCTCATCCACCCCGGCCAGAGCCTCGATCTGGATCTGAGGTAG
- a CDS encoding FtsB family cell division protein, with amino-acid sequence MARKGDQDRFSTATRLRVLGEQTAARVYRSQNRRQDRRSRLTGRAAFLTLVICSLVVALAYPMRQYVSQRADIADQKRRMGDAKQQVERLRDEKARLQDDRYVERLAREHLHFVLPGETGYTVVDPEAAERRRTDEGAADRPWYSNVWDGVDNADRK; translated from the coding sequence ATGGCACGCAAAGGGGACCAGGACCGGTTCTCCACCGCGACCAGGCTGCGGGTGCTCGGCGAGCAGACCGCGGCTCGCGTCTACCGTTCCCAGAACCGCCGGCAGGACCGCCGCTCCCGGCTCACCGGCCGGGCGGCGTTTCTGACCCTGGTGATCTGCTCGCTGGTCGTAGCGCTCGCGTACCCGATGCGTCAGTACGTCTCCCAGCGCGCCGACATCGCCGACCAGAAGCGCCGGATGGGCGACGCCAAGCAGCAGGTCGAGCGGCTCAGGGACGAGAAGGCGCGCCTCCAGGACGACAGGTACGTCGAGCGGCTGGCCCGCGAGCACCTGCACTTCGTGCTTCCGGGAGAGACTGGGTACACGGTGGTCGACCCGGAGGCCGCCGAGCGCCGCCGTACCGACGAAGGGGCGGCGGACCGCCCCTGGTACTCGAACGTCTGGGACGGCGTCGACAACGCCGACCGCAAGTAA
- a CDS encoding Ppx/GppA phosphatase family protein, with product MTRVAAIDCGTNSIRLLVADADRETGELVDLDRRMIIVRLGQGVDRTGRLAPEALERTFAACREYAAVIKEHGAEKLRFVATSASRDAENRDEFVRGVLDILGVEPEVITGDQEAEFSFTGATGGLPGHEERLVVDIGGGSTEFVVGEERVLAARSVDIGCVRLTERHIHNDPPTAGEIAAIRSDIRAALDVAEETVPLREARTLVGLAGSVTTVAGIALGLDSYDSAKIHHARIPYEQVVRISDTLLESTHEQRAAYRVMHPGRVDVIGAGALVLREIMERIGAREVVVSEHDILDGIAWSVA from the coding sequence GTGACCCGGGTCGCCGCCATCGACTGCGGTACGAACTCCATCCGCCTCCTCGTCGCCGACGCGGACCGGGAGACGGGCGAGCTGGTCGACCTGGACCGGCGGATGATCATTGTCCGGCTGGGCCAGGGCGTGGACCGCACCGGACGGCTCGCGCCCGAGGCGCTGGAGCGGACCTTCGCCGCCTGCCGCGAGTACGCCGCCGTCATCAAGGAGCACGGTGCCGAGAAGCTCCGCTTCGTGGCCACCTCCGCCTCGCGTGATGCCGAGAACCGTGACGAGTTCGTCCGCGGCGTCCTCGACATCCTCGGCGTCGAGCCCGAGGTGATCACCGGCGATCAGGAGGCGGAGTTCTCCTTCACCGGTGCCACCGGGGGCCTGCCCGGCCACGAGGAGCGTCTGGTCGTGGACATCGGGGGCGGCTCGACCGAGTTCGTCGTCGGCGAGGAGCGCGTGCTGGCCGCGCGGTCGGTCGACATCGGCTGCGTACGGCTGACGGAGCGGCACATCCACAACGATCCGCCGACGGCCGGCGAGATCGCCGCGATCCGCTCGGACATCCGGGCCGCGCTCGACGTGGCGGAGGAGACCGTCCCGCTCCGCGAGGCGCGCACCCTGGTCGGTCTCGCCGGATCGGTGACGACGGTCGCGGGGATCGCGCTCGGCCTCGACTCGTACGACTCGGCGAAGATCCACCACGCCCGGATCCCGTACGAGCAGGTGGTCAGGATCAGCGACACGCTGCTGGAGTCCACTCATGAACAGCGCGCCGCGTACCGGGTCATGCACCCGGGCCGGGTGGATGTCATCGGCGCCGGAGCGCTGGTACTGAGGGAGATCATGGAGCGGATCGGCGCGCGCGAAGTGGTCGTCAGCGAGCACGACATCCTCGACGGGATCGCCTGGTCCGTCGCCTAG
- the eno gene encoding phosphopyruvate hydratase: MLVPSIDVVVAREILDSRGNPTVEVEVGLDDGSTGRAAVPSGASTGAFEALELRDGDQNRYQGKGVEKAVLAVIEQIGPELVGYDATEQRLIDQAMFDLDATPDKSSLGANAILGVSLAVAHAASEASDLPLFRYLGGPNAHLLPVPMMNILNGGSHADSNVDIQEFMIAPIGAESFSEALRWGAEVYHTLKSVLKTKGLSTGLGDEGGFAPNLESNRAALDLILEAIKQAGYAPGKDIALALDVAASEFYKDGLYEFEGKSRSAAEMTEYYEELVAAYPLVSIEDPLFEDDWAGWKVLTDKLGAKVQIVGDDLFVTNPERLARGIEDGAANALLVKVNQIGSLTETLDAVELAQRSGFKCMMSHRSGETEDVTIADLAVATNCGQIKTGAPARSERVAKYNQLLRIEEILDDAAVYAGRSAFPRFKG, translated from the coding sequence ATGCTCGTGCCGTCCATCGACGTCGTCGTAGCCCGGGAAATCCTGGACTCCCGAGGCAACCCCACGGTCGAGGTCGAGGTTGGCCTCGACGACGGCAGCACGGGCCGTGCTGCTGTTCCGTCCGGCGCCTCCACCGGTGCGTTCGAGGCTCTTGAGCTCCGCGACGGTGACCAGAACCGCTACCAGGGCAAGGGCGTGGAGAAGGCTGTCCTCGCCGTCATCGAGCAGATCGGCCCGGAGCTCGTCGGCTACGACGCCACCGAGCAGCGCCTGATCGACCAGGCGATGTTCGACCTGGACGCCACTCCGGACAAGTCCTCCCTCGGCGCCAATGCCATCCTCGGCGTCTCCCTCGCCGTCGCGCACGCCGCCTCCGAGGCCTCCGACCTGCCGCTCTTCCGCTACCTCGGCGGCCCGAACGCGCACCTGCTGCCCGTTCCGATGATGAACATCCTGAACGGCGGCTCGCACGCCGACTCCAACGTGGACATCCAGGAGTTCATGATCGCGCCGATCGGCGCCGAGTCCTTCTCCGAGGCTCTGCGCTGGGGCGCCGAGGTCTACCACACCCTCAAGTCCGTCCTGAAGACCAAGGGCCTCTCCACCGGCCTCGGCGACGAGGGCGGCTTCGCGCCGAACCTGGAGTCCAACCGCGCCGCCCTGGACCTCATCCTCGAGGCCATCAAGCAGGCCGGTTACGCCCCGGGCAAGGACATCGCGCTCGCGCTCGACGTCGCCGCGTCCGAGTTCTACAAGGACGGCCTGTACGAGTTCGAGGGCAAGTCCCGCTCCGCCGCCGAGATGACCGAGTACTACGAGGAGCTCGTGGCGGCCTACCCGCTCGTCTCCATCGAGGACCCGCTCTTCGAGGACGACTGGGCCGGCTGGAAGGTCCTCACCGACAAGCTGGGCGCCAAGGTCCAGATCGTCGGCGACGACCTGTTCGTCACCAACCCGGAGCGTCTGGCCCGCGGTATCGAGGACGGCGCCGCGAACGCCCTGCTCGTCAAGGTGAACCAGATCGGTTCGCTGACCGAGACCCTGGACGCCGTGGAGCTCGCCCAGCGCAGCGGCTTCAAGTGCATGATGTCCCACCGCTCCGGCGAGACCGAGGACGTCACCATCGCCGACCTGGCCGTCGCCACCAACTGCGGCCAGATCAAGACCGGCGCCCCGGCCCGCTCCGAGCGCGTCGCCAAGTACAACCAGCTGCTGCGTATCGAGGAGATCCTCGACGACGCCGCGGTGTACGCCGGCCGCTCCGCCTTCCCGCGCTTCAAGGGCTGA
- a CDS encoding cytochrome P450 family protein translates to MNDAAPAPELFTWEFATDPYPAYAWLREHAPVHRTRLPSGVEAWLVTRYADAKQALADQRLSKNPVHHAEPAHAKGKTGIPGERKAELMTHLLNIDPPDHTRLRRLVSKAFTPRRVAEFAPRVQELTDRLIDTIFENQHSAEKGEADLIHEFAFPLPIYAICDMLGVPREDQDDFRDWAGMMIRHGGGPRGGVARSVKKMRGYLAELIHRKREDLGQGGDDDLISGLIRAGDHGEHLTENEAAAMAFILLFAGFETTVNLIGNGVYALLRNPGQRERLQVSLAAGESELLETGVEELLRYDGPVELATWRFATQPLSIGGQDIAAGDPVLVVLAAADRDPERFADPDTLDLSRRDNQHLGYGHGIHYCLGAPLARLEGQTALATLLRRMPDLRLAGDPDDLRWRGGLIMRGLRTLPVEFTPRRI, encoded by the coding sequence GTGAATGACGCCGCACCCGCCCCCGAACTCTTCACCTGGGAGTTCGCCACCGACCCCTACCCCGCCTATGCCTGGCTGCGTGAGCACGCTCCCGTACACCGCACCCGGCTCCCCAGCGGGGTCGAGGCATGGCTGGTGACCCGGTACGCCGACGCCAAGCAGGCGCTTGCCGACCAGCGGCTGTCCAAGAACCCGGTGCACCATGCCGAGCCCGCGCACGCCAAGGGGAAGACGGGCATCCCGGGCGAGCGCAAGGCAGAGCTGATGACGCATCTGCTGAACATCGATCCGCCGGACCACACCCGGCTGAGGCGGCTGGTGTCGAAGGCGTTCACCCCGCGCCGGGTCGCCGAGTTCGCGCCGCGGGTGCAGGAGTTGACGGACCGGCTCATTGACACAATCTTCGAAAATCAGCACAGCGCGGAGAAGGGGGAGGCGGACCTCATTCATGAGTTCGCGTTCCCGCTCCCCATCTATGCCATCTGCGACATGCTCGGCGTCCCCCGCGAGGACCAGGACGACTTCCGTGACTGGGCGGGGATGATGATCCGGCACGGCGGCGGGCCGCGCGGCGGTGTCGCTCGTTCTGTGAAGAAGATGCGTGGCTATCTCGCGGAACTCATCCACCGCAAAAGGGAAGACCTGGGGCAAGGCGGGGACGACGACCTCATCTCGGGTCTGATCCGCGCCGGCGACCACGGTGAGCACCTCACCGAGAACGAGGCCGCGGCCATGGCCTTCATTCTTCTCTTCGCGGGCTTCGAGACGACGGTCAATCTCATCGGCAACGGCGTGTACGCGCTGCTGCGCAATCCGGGGCAGCGGGAGCGGCTCCAGGTCTCGCTCGCGGCGGGGGAGAGTGAGCTGCTCGAGACGGGTGTCGAGGAACTGCTGCGGTACGACGGGCCGGTGGAGCTCGCGACCTGGCGGTTCGCCACGCAGCCGCTCAGCATCGGCGGACAGGACATCGCCGCCGGTGACCCCGTACTCGTCGTGCTCGCCGCGGCCGACCGGGACCCGGAGCGGTTCGCGGACCCGGACACTCTCGACCTCTCCCGGCGCGACAACCAGCATCTCGGGTACGGGCACGGCATCCACTACTGCCTCGGTGCGCCGCTCGCCAGGCTGGAGGGGCAGACGGCACTGGCGACGCTGCTCCGCAGGATGCCCGACTTGCGGCTTGCGGGTGATCCGGATGATTTGCGGTGGCGTGGGGGGCTCATTATGCGCGGATTGCGCACTCTGCCCGTTGAGTTCACACCTCGACGAATCTGA
- a CDS encoding DUF501 domain-containing protein: METPPPTTDPTPPTDADIAAFKEQLGRPPRGLRTIAHRCPCGQPDVVETAPRLPDGTPFPTLYYLTCPRAASAIGTLEANGVMKEMTDRLATDPELAAAYRAAHEDYIARRDAIDVLQGFPSAGGMPDRVKCLHVLVAHSLAAGPGVNPLGDEAIALLPEWWRKGPCVAPCGEVAPGEEVASGEDGDVASGEEGDKE, translated from the coding sequence ATGGAAACGCCCCCTCCCACCACCGACCCCACTCCGCCGACCGACGCGGACATCGCCGCGTTCAAGGAGCAGCTCGGCCGTCCGCCGCGCGGTCTGCGCACGATCGCGCACCGCTGCCCGTGCGGACAGCCGGATGTCGTCGAGACCGCTCCGCGGCTCCCGGACGGCACACCGTTCCCGACGCTGTACTACCTGACCTGCCCGCGGGCCGCGTCGGCGATCGGCACGCTCGAGGCGAACGGCGTCATGAAGGAGATGACCGACCGTCTCGCGACCGACCCGGAGCTGGCTGCCGCATACCGCGCCGCCCACGAGGACTACATCGCGCGCCGCGACGCCATCGACGTGCTGCAGGGCTTCCCCAGCGCGGGCGGCATGCCCGACCGGGTGAAGTGCCTGCACGTGCTGGTCGCCCACTCGCTCGCGGCCGGCCCCGGGGTCAACCCGCTGGGCGACGAGGCGATCGCCCTGCTCCCCGAGTGGTGGCGCAAGGGCCCCTGTGTCGCGCCTTGCGGAGAGGTCGCGCCCGGGGAAGAGGTCGCGTCCGGTGAAGACGGGGACGTCGCGTCCGGTGAAGAAGGGGACAAGGAGTGA
- a CDS encoding cyclopropane-fatty-acyl-phospholipid synthase family protein yields the protein MADAALRLTTLAEELLGDPLPVRIRAWDGSESGPPGTPVLVIRHRRALRRLLWRPGELGLARAWVAGEIDVDGDLYTALDLLAGVLWERGGETKDRVHALRDPRLRAAARGLLKIGGTLPPPPPPAEEVRRRVGPLHTKRRDKQAISHHYDVGNDFYALMLGPSMVYSCAYWEHEDSRLEDAQRDKLDLICRKLALKEGDRLLDVGCGWGAMAIHAAREYGVQAIGVTLSHEQAAFARKRIAEEGLTDRIEIRVQDYRDVRDGPYDAISSIGMAEHVGEVRYHEYAEQLFSLLKPGGRLLNHQIARRPERDESTYQVDEFIDRYVFPDGELAPLGRTVGTLEEAGFEVRDVESIREHYALTLRHWVAGLEANWRKAVRLSTPGRARVWRLYMAACAISFERNRIGVNQILAVRTPESGNSRLPLRTREWNGTG from the coding sequence ATGGCCGACGCCGCGCTGCGGCTGACCACTCTTGCCGAGGAGTTGCTCGGCGACCCGCTACCGGTCCGCATCCGGGCCTGGGACGGCAGCGAGTCCGGGCCGCCAGGCACTCCCGTTCTCGTCATCCGGCACCGGCGTGCGCTGCGCCGGCTGTTGTGGCGGCCGGGAGAGCTGGGGCTGGCCCGGGCCTGGGTGGCCGGGGAGATTGATGTGGACGGCGATCTGTACACCGCGCTCGACCTGCTCGCAGGGGTCCTGTGGGAGCGCGGCGGCGAGACCAAGGACCGGGTCCACGCCCTCCGCGACCCGCGGCTGCGCGCCGCCGCCCGCGGGCTGCTGAAGATCGGCGGGACGCTGCCGCCGCCGCCCCCGCCCGCCGAGGAAGTCCGGCGGCGCGTGGGGCCGCTGCACACCAAGCGCCGTGACAAGCAGGCCATCAGCCACCACTACGACGTCGGCAACGACTTCTACGCGCTGATGCTCGGGCCGTCGATGGTCTACTCGTGTGCGTACTGGGAGCACGAGGACAGCCGTCTCGAAGACGCTCAGCGCGACAAGCTCGACCTCATCTGCCGCAAGCTCGCCCTGAAGGAGGGGGACCGGCTCCTCGACGTCGGCTGCGGCTGGGGTGCCATGGCGATCCATGCCGCCCGCGAGTACGGCGTCCAGGCAATCGGCGTCACCCTCTCCCATGAGCAGGCCGCCTTCGCCCGCAAGCGCATCGCCGAAGAGGGCCTCACCGACCGGATCGAGATCCGGGTTCAGGACTACCGGGACGTCAGGGACGGTCCGTACGACGCCATTTCCTCCATCGGTATGGCCGAACACGTCGGTGAGGTCCGCTACCACGAGTACGCCGAGCAGCTCTTCTCGCTCCTCAAGCCCGGCGGCCGACTGCTCAACCATCAGATCGCCCGCCGTCCCGAGAGGGACGAATCCACCTACCAGGTGGACGAGTTCATCGACCGGTACGTTTTCCCGGACGGCGAGCTGGCCCCGCTCGGCCGTACCGTGGGCACGCTCGAGGAAGCCGGCTTCGAGGTCCGCGACGTCGAGTCGATCCGCGAGCACTACGCGCTCACGCTGCGCCACTGGGTTGCCGGCCTGGAGGCCAACTGGCGCAAGGCGGTGCGGCTGAGCACTCCTGGCCGCGCCCGTGTCTGGCGGCTCTATATGGCCGCCTGCGCGATCTCCTTCGAGCGCAACAGGATCGGGGTCAACCAGATCCTGGCCGTGAGGACGCCGGAGAGCGGCAACTCCCGGCTGCCGCTGCGTACGCGCGAATGGAACGGGACCGGGTGA
- a CDS encoding phospholipase D-like domain-containing protein, translated as MRRHTRWLLGLTAALLSAATLSTATASAGTDALAVTTTATFNNPAGTTAEQDKVRDHIVNLINDAQSGTSITVSMYNFTDDVVSDALVAAKQRGVSVRVILDHTTLTTDGNEYATLTGGLGTDRTKTSWVYACPAGRGCIGSRKLPGDDGAINHNKIFLFSRVGGADNVVVQASANMTGLQRTELFNNAVTIVDSGLYGIYQAYFADLLKYGTSSGLSDYYQTPSSGPYKAYFFPRKETAGTQFDGDAATDTVKLILDKVGCAGGTEVRMAANLFYRKEVATKLVSLVGAGCSVSLAHDGNPGTADTPGSLGKTVEGIISGKLTKRVECWENSPSGAKIGLHSKYLMVSGTYDGVAGKKLVWTGSHNYSYQALRSNDETLLKIDNVALYNQFKTNHDQLMSYCAGT; from the coding sequence TTGCGCCGCCACACGAGATGGCTTCTGGGCCTCACCGCCGCGCTCCTGTCCGCCGCCACGCTCTCCACGGCCACCGCCTCCGCGGGAACCGACGCGCTCGCCGTCACCACGACCGCCACCTTCAACAACCCGGCAGGTACCACCGCCGAACAGGACAAGGTCCGCGACCACATCGTGAACCTGATCAATGACGCCCAGTCGGGCACCTCGATCACGGTGTCGATGTACAACTTCACCGACGATGTCGTCAGTGACGCGCTGGTCGCCGCCAAGCAGCGCGGCGTCTCGGTCCGGGTGATCCTCGACCACACCACCCTGACAACGGACGGGAACGAGTACGCCACGCTCACCGGCGGACTGGGCACCGACCGCACCAAGACCTCGTGGGTCTACGCCTGTCCCGCCGGACGCGGCTGCATCGGCAGCCGGAAGCTGCCCGGCGACGACGGCGCGATCAACCACAACAAGATCTTCCTGTTCTCCCGGGTGGGAGGCGCGGACAATGTGGTCGTACAGGCCTCGGCCAATATGACCGGCCTCCAGCGCACCGAGCTCTTCAACAACGCGGTGACGATCGTCGACTCCGGGCTCTACGGCATCTATCAGGCCTACTTCGCCGACCTGCTCAAGTACGGCACATCGAGCGGTCTGAGCGACTACTACCAGACCCCGTCGAGCGGCCCGTACAAGGCGTACTTCTTCCCGCGCAAGGAAACCGCGGGCACCCAGTTCGACGGCGACGCCGCCACCGACACCGTCAAGCTGATCCTCGACAAGGTCGGCTGCGCCGGCGGCACCGAAGTACGGATGGCGGCCAACCTCTTCTACCGCAAGGAGGTCGCCACCAAGCTCGTCTCTCTCGTGGGCGCCGGCTGCTCCGTGAGCCTTGCACACGACGGGAACCCGGGAACGGCGGATACGCCGGGCTCGCTGGGCAAGACCGTGGAGGGCATCATCTCCGGCAAGCTCACCAAGCGCGTGGAGTGCTGGGAGAACTCGCCGTCGGGCGCCAAGATCGGTCTGCACTCCAAGTACCTGATGGTCAGCGGCACATACGACGGGGTGGCCGGCAAGAAGCTGGTCTGGACGGGCAGTCACAACTACTCGTATCAGGCGCTCCGCTCCAACGACGAGACACTGCTCAAGATCGACAACGTGGCGCTCTACAACCAGTTCAAGACCAACCACGACCAGCTGATGAGCTACTGCGCCGGCACCTGA